One Lycium barbarum isolate Lr01 chromosome 5, ASM1917538v2, whole genome shotgun sequence genomic window carries:
- the LOC132639842 gene encoding uncharacterized protein LOC132639842: MVAEVAVPVPMLMLAEKEGNEEKREFFDLIKGVTYTMSFPELVGKRCLGVGIPGWIFTADGKGNMNLFHLNSRSLIELPHMDTLKGFDADHVRGYCEYYVEKALLSSDPHTTDDYILMIIQGVPRSLAYWKPGKKGFITPGLPERAYSDVTWHDGQFYGVDYGGNVVILDFRGGLEPTIGRVVKGVPSEFICGMRLYIVHSLGDLFVITRDGVCNHPETNSYGVEEFIVSKVDVDNESYEEVDDLEKRALFLGFSASLVVEQYGCKANHIYFTDDCSEAYYSSEKGGGKDMGIYNLFEDTIEPHYTGESYHRFSPPVWIFNTPFSV; the protein is encoded by the coding sequence ATGGTTGCTGAAGTTGCAGTTCCAGTTCCAATGTTGATGCTGGCCGAGAAGGAAGGGAATGAAGAAAAACGTGAGTTTTTTGACTTAATAAAGGGTGTCACCTACACTATGAGTTTCCCAGAACTTGTGGGAAAACGCTGTTTGGGTGTTGGAATTCCAGGATGGATTTTCACAGCAGATGGCAAAGGGAATATGAATTTGTTCCATCTCAATTCTCGTTCTCTTATAGAATTGCCTCACATGGACACACTCAAGGGTTTTGATGCAGATCATGTACGCGGTTACTGCGAGTATTATGTTGAAAAAGCACTGCTCTCTTCGGATCCTCATACAACCGACGACTATATTTTGATGATTATTCAAGGAGTACCTCGTTCATTAGCTTACTGGAAACCTGGAAAGAAGGGGTTTATTACACCAGGACTGCCCGAACGGGCCTATTCTGATGTAACATGGCATGATGGCCAGTTTTATGGAGTTGATTATGGGGGAAACGTTGTAATCTTGGACTTTAGAGGAGGGTTAGAACCAACCATTGGAAGGGTAGTTAAAGGAGTGCCTTCTGAGTTTATTTGTGGAATGCGGCTCTACATTGTGCATTCTTTAGGTGACCTATTTGTGATCACTCGAGATGGAGTTTGTAACCACCCCGAAACAAATTCATATGGTGTTGAAGAATTTATTGTTAGCAAGGTGGATGTGGATAATGAGAGTTATGAGGAGGTTGATGATTTGGAGAAGAGGGCACTCTTCCTCGGGTTTAGTGCCTCTTTGGTTGTCGAACAATATGGATGCAAAGCGAACCATATATATTTTACTGATGATTGTTCTGAGGCCTACTATTCTAGTGAAAAAGGAGGTGGCAAGGACATGGGCATATACAACTTGTTTGAGGATACCATTGAGCCTCACTATACCGGGGAATCCTACCACAGATTCAGTCCACCTGTATGGATCTTCAACACTCCTTTCTCTGTTTAG